One genomic segment of Gossypium arboreum isolate Shixiya-1 chromosome 3, ASM2569848v2, whole genome shotgun sequence includes these proteins:
- the LOC108474565 gene encoding histone deacetylase 19 isoform X2, which yields METGGNSLPSGPDGVKRKVLYFYDPEVGNYYYGQGHPMKPHRIRMTHALLAHYGLLQHMQVHKPVPARDRDLCRFHADDYVNFLHNVTPETQQDQLRQLKRFNVGEDCPVFDGLFSFCQTYAGGSIGGAVKLNHGFCDIAINWAGGLHHAKKCEASGFCYVNDIVLAILELLKQHQRVLYVDIDIHHGDGVEEAFYTTDRVMTVSFHKFGDYFPGTGDIRDIGYSKGKYYSLNVPLDDGIDDESYHYLFKPIISKVMEVFRPGAVVLQCGADSLSGDRLGCFNLSIKGHAECVKFMRSFNVPLLLLGGGGYTIRNVARCWCYETGVALGVEVDDKMPQHEYYEYFGPDYTLHVSPSNMENKNSRQLLLEIRNKLLDNLSKLEHAPSVQFQERQPDTELTEADEDQDDGDERWNSDSDMDIDEDRKLIIPSRVKREVIEPETKDPVCSMGVDVSPMPIDVPTVKVE from the exons ATGGAAACTGGAGGGAATTCGTTACCTTCGGGGCCTGATGGGGTGAAGAGGAAGGTGCTCTATTTCTATGACCCTGAGGTGGGGAACTACTATTATGGACAAGGTCATCCTATGAAGCCTCACAGGATTCGAATGACTCATGCCCTTTTAGCACACTATGGGCTGCTTCAGCATATGCAAGTTCACAAGCCTGTCCCTGCCAGGGATCGGGATCTTTGCCGCTTCCATGCTGATGATTATGTGAACTTTCTCCACAATGTAACCCCTGAAACACAACAGGATCAGCTCAGGCAGCTCAAGCGCTTTAATGTTGGTGAGGATTGTCCTGTCTTCGATGGCCTTTTCTCTTTCTGTCAAACATATGCAGGTGGGTCTATTGGTGGTGCTGTTAAACTAAACCATGGTTTCTGTGACATTGCCATTAATTGGGCTGGTGGCTTGCATCATGCAAAGAAGTGCGAGGCTTCAGGGTTTTGCTATGTCAATGATATTGTCCTTGCAATTCTGGAACTTCTTAAGCAGCATCAG CGTGTTCTATACGTTGATATTGATATCCACCATGGGGATGGTGTGGAGGAAGCATTCTATACAACTGACAGGGTCATGACCGTTTCATTTCATAAATTTGGGGATTATTTTCCTGGTACAGGTGATATACGTGATATTGGATATTCCAAAGGGAAATACTATTCCCTCAACGTTCCTTTGGATGATGGAATTGATGATGAGAGTTATCATTACTTGTTTAAGCCAATTATCAGTAAAGTTATGGAAGTTTTTAGGCCTGGGGCTGTGGTCCTTCAATGTGGTGCTGACTCGCTTTCTGGAGATCGGTTGGGGTGtttcaatctttcaatcaagGGCCATGCAGAGTGCGTTAAATTTATGAGATCATTCAACGTTCCATTGTTGCTTCTAGGCGGTGGTGGCTATACCATTCGGAATGTTGCTCGCTGTTGGTGCTATGAG ACAGGAGTTGCACTTGGAGTTGAAGTTGACGACAAGATGCCTCAACACGAGTATTACGAGTATTTTGGTCCTGATTATACTCTTCACGTTTCCCCTAGTAACATGGAAAACAAGAATTCACGCCAGTTACTCCTAGAAATACGCAATAAACTACTTGACAATCTCTCAAAGCTTGAGCATGCACCAAGTGTCCAGTTTCAAGAACGACAACCTGACACCGAGCTTACTGAG GCTGATGAAGATCAGGATGATGGAGATGAGAGATGGAACTCTGATTCGGACATGGATATTGATGAGGACCG TAAGCTCATCATTCCAAGTAGAGTAAAGAGAGAAGTGATCGAACCAGAGACGAAAGATCCAGTATGCTCTATG GGTGTAGATGTCAGTCCAATGCCTATTGATGTACCAACTGTGAAAGTTGAGTGA
- the LOC108476353 gene encoding UDP-rhamnose/UDP-galactose transporter 2-like, producing MDSLKKQSSAVSDVGAWAMNVVSSVGLIMANKQLMSPAGYAFVFATTLTGFHFSMTALIGLVSNATGNSTRKKVPLWELLWFSVVANTSITGMNLSLMLNSVGFYQISKLSMIPVVCVMEWILHSKHYSDKVKISVLVVVVGVGVCTVTDVKVNAQGFICACVAVLSTSLQQISIGSLQKKYSIGSFELLSQTAPIQALSLLLFGPFVDYYLTGKLLASYKFSSAAFFFILLSCSLAVFCNISQYLCIGRFSATSFQVLGHMKTVCVLILGWLLFDSELTLKNILGMAIAILGMVVYSWAVEADKQTESKVSPLPKEASEENVELLKQQQQSDGSPLKDVELGKSQP from the exons ATGGATTCACTGAAGAAACAATCATCAGCCGTATCCGATGTGGGAGCTTGGGCTATGAACGTTGTCAGTTCCGTTGGCCTTATTATGGCCAACAAGCAGCTCATGTCCCCTGCCGGTTATGCCTTCGTCTTTG CGACTACATTAACTGGATTCCACTTTTCTATGACTGCCTTAATCGGTTTGGTATCAAATGCCACGGGTAACTCAACAAGAAAAAAAGTTCCTTTATGGGAGCTTCTTTGGTTCTCAGTCGTTGCCAATACTTCAATCACCGGGATGAACTTGAGCCTTATGCTGAATTCAGTTGGATTTTATCAG ATTTCAAAGCTAAGTATGATTCCAGTtgtttgtgtgatggaatggatACTACACAGCAAACACTATTCGGACAAAGTCAAGATTTCTGTCCTTGTCGTGGTGGTTGGTGTTGGTGTTTGTACAGTCACTGATGTAAAAGTTAATGCTCAAGGATTTATTTGTGCCTGTGTCGCTGTCCTGTCTACCTCCTTACAGCAAATT TCAATTGGCTCCCTACAAAAGAAGTACTCgataggctcatttgaattgcTCAGTCAAACAGCTCCAATCCAAGCTCTGTCTCTTTTGTTGTTCGGTCCCTTTGTTGATTACTACCTCACTGGCAAATTACTAGCAAGTTACAAGTTCTCCTCAGCTGCATTT TTTTTCATACTACTATCGTGCTCGTTAGCGGTATTTTGCAATATAAGTCAGTATCTTTGCATCGGACGATTCTCCGCCACATCTTTCCAAGTCCTAGGCCACATGAAAACGGTTTGTGTATTGATATTGGGATGGCTACTCTTTGATTCGGAGCTGACACTGAAAAATATACTCGGGATGGCGATTGCCATCCTCGGCATGGTAGTCTACAGTTGGGCTGTTGAAGCTGATAAACAAACGGAATCCAAGGTTTCACCACTCCCCAAGGAAGCTTCTGAAGAAAATGTTGAATTGTTAAAACAACAGCAGCAATCGGACGGTTCTCCGCTCAAGGACGTTGAGCTTGGCAAATCTCAGCCTTAG
- the LOC108474645 gene encoding uncharacterized protein LOC108474645: MSVAVKGFFCNPNASKFETHHHLLRQVLARQSFPISSFPSYPILNNDDGKNKTPILRTRAAAEAEDSNSTVSVSSTSDVKGSGTTARGRRLLKIREEKRKREFDRLHNYPSWAKVLENACKDDEELRAVLGDSIGDPEQMRKRIEERVRKKGRDFNKKKTGSLLAFKVTFRDFNPLDSYIWFELYGSPSDREVNLIGSVIQSWYVMGRLGAFNSSNLQVGNASMEYDPLYDADKGFNVMPSSFHDISDVEFQDNWGRVWVDLGTSDFLSIDVLLNCMTVLSADYLGIQQIVFGGRQMGDWEEGMTNPDYGYKYFKI, encoded by the exons ATGAGCGTGGCAGTGAAAGGGTTTTTTTGCAATCCAAATGCAAGTAAATTTGAAACCCATCATCATCTTCTTCGTCAAGTTTTAGCCAGGCAGTCATTTCCTATTTCTTCTTTTCCTTCATATCCGATTCTAAACAACGACGACGGCAAAAACAAAACACCCATTCTTCGAACCCGAGCTGCTGCAGAAGCTGAGGATAGCAATTCGACTGTTAGCGTTTCAAGCACAAGCGACGTTAAAGGGTCGGGAACGACAGCGAGAGGGAGGAGACTTCTCAAGATACGTGAAGAGAAGAGGAAACGAGAGTTCGACAGGCTTCACAATTATCCATCATGGGCCAA GGTACTCGAAAACGCTTGCAAAGACGATGAGGAACTACGAGCGGTTCTTGGTGATAGCATTGGTGACCCTGAGCAAATGAGGAAACGA ATTGAAGAGCGTGTTAGGAAAAAGGGTAGAGATTTTAACAAGAAAAAGACGGGCTCTTTGCTTGCTTTTAAAGTCACCTTCCGAGA TTTTAATCCACTTGATTCCTATATATGGTTCGAGTTATATGGATCACCTTCCGACCGAGAAGTCAATCTCATTGGCAGT GTTATTCAGTCATGGTATGTCATGGGACGCTTGGGTGCTTTTAATTCCTCTAATTTGCAG GTGGGAAATGCTTCAATGGAGTATGATCCCCTCTATGATGCAGATAAGGGTTTTAATGTGATGCCATCATCGTTCCATGATATCAGTGACGTGGAGTTTCAAGACAACTGGGGCCGTGTTTG GGTAGACCTTGGTACCTCGGATTTCTTATCCATTGATGTTCTCCTCAACTGCATGACAGTGTTAAGTGCAGA TTATCTAGGCATTCAACAGATAGTTTTCGGTGGTCGCCAGATGGGTGATTGGGAAGAGGGTATGACAAACCCCGACTATGGCTACAAGTACTTCAAAATCTGA
- the LOC108475655 gene encoding protein DELAY OF GERMINATION 1-like: protein MASDDQILQRCFHEWMAIQEQELNQLLQALNQKENGGDDLTETSCTQLTEKSINSFQEYIDKRAQLSRLDISGLFSPSWNTALEKSLLWVAGCRPSMYIRLTYALCGSQVEFQLSDIIQGLARGNLGQISATQLRMINDLHMKTIKEEEKLSNKLAGLQENIADQPIAIVAKRMSRVGETSGEVDHALDEHESSMANILQEADKLRLSTLKELLSILTPLQGVDFLVASKKLHLCMHEWGKTRDNRHGRI, encoded by the coding sequence ATGGCTAGCGATGATCAAATCCTGCAACGTTGTTTTCACGAATGGATGGCTATTCAAGAACAAGAACTCAACCAACTTCTCCAAGCTCTTAACCAGAAAGAAAATGGTGGAGACGATTTAACGGAGACCAGTTGTACTCAACTAACCGAGAAGTCTATCAACAGTTTCCAAGAGTATATCGACAAGAGAGCTCAACTATCTCGCCTGGATATTTCTGGCTTGTTTTCACCTTCATGGAACACTGCCTTGGAGAAATCGTTGCTCTGGGTAGCTGGTTGCAGACCTTCAATGTACATTCGACTCACTTATGCTCTCTGTGGATCACAAGTGGAGTTTCAGCTCAGTGACATCATCCAAGGCTTAGCTAGAGGAAACCTTGGGCAGATTTCGGCTACACAGCTGAGAATGATAAACGATTTGCACATGAAGACGATTAAGGAAGAAGAGAAGCTTTCGAATAAGTTGGCGGGGCTGCAAGAGAACATTGCAGACCAGCCGATTGCCATTGTTGCTAAAAGGATGAGCCGAGTGGGTGAAACTAGTGGGGAAGTAGATCATGCATTGGATGAACACGAGAGCTCTATGGCGAATATATTGCAGGAGGCTGATAAGTTGAGGCTAAGCACTTTGAAGGAATTACTTAGCATATTGACTCCATTGCAGGGCGTGGATTTTCTTGTAGCAAGTAAGAAGCTTCACCTTTGCATGCATGAGTGGGGAAAAACAAGAGATAATAGGCATGGTAGGATATAA
- the LOC108474565 gene encoding histone deacetylase 19 isoform X1 yields METGGNSLPSGPDGVKRKVLYFYDPEVGNYYYGQGHPMKPHRIRMTHALLAHYGLLQHMQVHKPVPARDRDLCRFHADDYVNFLHNVTPETQQDQLRQLKRFNVGEDCPVFDGLFSFCQTYAGGSIGGAVKLNHGFCDIAINWAGGLHHAKKCEASGFCYVNDIVLAILELLKQHQRVLYVDIDIHHGDGVEEAFYTTDRVMTVSFHKFGDYFPGTGDIRDIGYSKGKYYSLNVPLDDGIDDESYHYLFKPIISKVMEVFRPGAVVLQCGADSLSGDRLGCFNLSIKGHAECVKFMRSFNVPLLLLGGGGYTIRNVARCWCYETGVALGVEVDDKMPQHEYYEYFGPDYTLHVSPSNMENKNSRQLLLEIRNKLLDNLSKLEHAPSVQFQERQPDTELTEADEDQDDGDERWNSDSDMDIDEDRKLIIPSRVKREVIEPETKDPVCSMEVQIETIEQTRGFDTATNETGVDVSPMPIDVPTVKVE; encoded by the exons ATGGAAACTGGAGGGAATTCGTTACCTTCGGGGCCTGATGGGGTGAAGAGGAAGGTGCTCTATTTCTATGACCCTGAGGTGGGGAACTACTATTATGGACAAGGTCATCCTATGAAGCCTCACAGGATTCGAATGACTCATGCCCTTTTAGCACACTATGGGCTGCTTCAGCATATGCAAGTTCACAAGCCTGTCCCTGCCAGGGATCGGGATCTTTGCCGCTTCCATGCTGATGATTATGTGAACTTTCTCCACAATGTAACCCCTGAAACACAACAGGATCAGCTCAGGCAGCTCAAGCGCTTTAATGTTGGTGAGGATTGTCCTGTCTTCGATGGCCTTTTCTCTTTCTGTCAAACATATGCAGGTGGGTCTATTGGTGGTGCTGTTAAACTAAACCATGGTTTCTGTGACATTGCCATTAATTGGGCTGGTGGCTTGCATCATGCAAAGAAGTGCGAGGCTTCAGGGTTTTGCTATGTCAATGATATTGTCCTTGCAATTCTGGAACTTCTTAAGCAGCATCAG CGTGTTCTATACGTTGATATTGATATCCACCATGGGGATGGTGTGGAGGAAGCATTCTATACAACTGACAGGGTCATGACCGTTTCATTTCATAAATTTGGGGATTATTTTCCTGGTACAGGTGATATACGTGATATTGGATATTCCAAAGGGAAATACTATTCCCTCAACGTTCCTTTGGATGATGGAATTGATGATGAGAGTTATCATTACTTGTTTAAGCCAATTATCAGTAAAGTTATGGAAGTTTTTAGGCCTGGGGCTGTGGTCCTTCAATGTGGTGCTGACTCGCTTTCTGGAGATCGGTTGGGGTGtttcaatctttcaatcaagGGCCATGCAGAGTGCGTTAAATTTATGAGATCATTCAACGTTCCATTGTTGCTTCTAGGCGGTGGTGGCTATACCATTCGGAATGTTGCTCGCTGTTGGTGCTATGAG ACAGGAGTTGCACTTGGAGTTGAAGTTGACGACAAGATGCCTCAACACGAGTATTACGAGTATTTTGGTCCTGATTATACTCTTCACGTTTCCCCTAGTAACATGGAAAACAAGAATTCACGCCAGTTACTCCTAGAAATACGCAATAAACTACTTGACAATCTCTCAAAGCTTGAGCATGCACCAAGTGTCCAGTTTCAAGAACGACAACCTGACACCGAGCTTACTGAG GCTGATGAAGATCAGGATGATGGAGATGAGAGATGGAACTCTGATTCGGACATGGATATTGATGAGGACCG TAAGCTCATCATTCCAAGTAGAGTAAAGAGAGAAGTGATCGAACCAGAGACGAAAGATCCAGTATGCTCTATG GAGGTTCAAATAGAAACTATTGAACAAACTAGAGGATTTGATACTGCAACCAATGAAACT GGTGTAGATGTCAGTCCAATGCCTATTGATGTACCAACTGTGAAAGTTGAGTGA
- the LOC108474648 gene encoding 3-isopropylmalate dehydratase small subunit 1-like codes for MAASLTRISYSSAFTFSASKTSVLSPSLFASSIKVPTFSPLTVKPLCSTFAPHAAHAISFTRHATSTPASVLDTSTKTFHGLCYVVGDNIDTDQIIPAEYLTLVPSNPAEYEKLGSYALIGLPSSYTTRFIEPNETKTKYSIVIGGANFGCGSSREHAPVALGAAGAKAVVAESYARIFFRNSVATGEVYPLESEARICEECKTGDVVTIELGESRLINHSTGKEYKLKSIGDAGPVIEAGGIFAYARKTGMIPSQSN; via the coding sequence ATGGCTGCCTCTTTGACTCGCATTTCGTACTCATCTGCCTTCACTTTCTCAGCATCAAAAACCTCAGTTTTATCTCCTTCTCTATTTGCTTCCTCCATCAAAGTCCCCACCTTTTCCCCTTTGACTGTCAAACCCCTCTGTTCCACTTTCGCCCCACATGCAGCACATGCGATCAGTTTCACAAGACATGCCACCTCAACACCTGCTTCTGTTCTGGACACCTCAACGAAAACCTTCCATGGCCTTTGTTATGTGGTTGGGGATAATATCGACACTGATCAAATAATCCCTGCTGAATACCTTACATTGGTTCCCTCAAACCCGGCTGAGTATGAGAAATTGGGCTCATACGCTCTTATCGGCCTCCCTTCATCATATACTACTCGTTTTATTGAACCAAATGAGACTAAAACAAAATACTCGATCGTGATCGGTGGTGCTAACTTTGGCTGCGGGTCCTCTCGTGAGCATGCACCGGTTGCACTTGGGGCTGCAGGGGCAAAGGCGGTCGTGGCTGAATCTTATGCTAGGATATTTTTTAGGAATTCTGTTGCAACCGGGGAAGTTTATCCATTAGAATCAGAAGCAAGAATATGCGAGGAATGCAAGACTGGGGATGTGGTGACAATCGAGTTGGGGGAGAGTCGTTTGATCAACCATTCCACAGGGAAAGAGTATAAATTGAAGTCCATTGGGGATGCAGGGCCAGTCATTGAAGCTGGAGGAATCTTTGCGTATGCAAGAAAAACAGGAATGATTCCATCTCAGTCAAACTAA
- the LOC108474515 gene encoding AP-1 complex subunit sigma-1 has translation MIHFVLLISRQGKVRLTKWYSPYSQKERTKVIRELGGVILNRGPKLCNFVDWRGFKVVYKRYASLYFCMCIDQDDNELEVLEIIHHYVEILDRYFGSVCELDLIFNFHKAYYILDELLLAGELQESSKKTVARLIAAQDSLVETAKEQASSISNIIAQATK, from the exons ATG ATTCACTTTGTACTTTTAATTAGTCGACAAGGGAAAGTTAGGTTGACAAAATGGTATTCTCCTTATTCTCAGAAGGAAAGAACAAAG GTTATCCGTGAGCTCGGTGGGGTGATTCTCAATAGAGGGCCAAAACTTTGTAATTTTGTGGATTGGAGAGGATTTAAAGTTGTTTATAAAAG ATATGCTAGTCTTTACTTCTGCATGTGCATTGATCAGGATGACAACGAATTAGAGGTTCTAGAAATCATTCATCACTATGTTGAGATACTTGATCGATACTTTGGCAGT GTCTGTGAATTGGATTTAATCTTCAACTTCCATAAG GCCTATTATATATTGGATGAACTCTTACTTGCTGGTGAACTTCAAGAGTCGAGCAAGAAAACTGTTGCACGTTTAATAGCTGCACAg GATTCACTGGTGGAGACCGCGAAAGAGCAGGCCAGTTCCATTAGCAATATAATTGCACAGGCCACAAAGTAG
- the LOC108476288 gene encoding ankyrin repeat domain-containing protein 2A-like — protein MASNLQKESTSSDEKSTLTTESKSSNPETSTAENKTSSTGASQPAQAGASPTTMPGFVPPNPFDFSAMSGLLNDPSIKELAEQIAKDPSFTQMAEQLTKTFQGAATEDSMPQFDPQQYYSTMQQVMQNPQFMTMAERLGNALMQDPAMSSMLDSFTNPQHKDQIEQRMALIKEDPSLKHILDEIETGGPAAMMKYWNDKDVLKKLGEAMGLAVSGDAATSADNSAADEGDEVGNEDESIVHNCASVGDVEGLKAALASGADKDEEDSEGRTALHFACGYGEVKCAQVLIEAGAKVDALDKNKNTALHYAAGYGRKDCVALLLENGAAVTLQNMDGKTAIDVAKLNNQHEVLKLLEKDAFL, from the exons ATGGCTTCCAATTTGCAGAAGGAATCCACTTCTTCCG ACGAGAAATCGACTTTGACAACGGAGAGCAAAAGTTCTAACCCAGAAACATCCACCGCCGAGAACAAAACTTCTTCCACTGGGGCGTCTCAACCAGCACAGGCTGGAGCTTCCCCTACCACTATGCCTGGGTTTGTGCCACCCAATCCTTTTGATTTCTCAGCCATGAGTGGCCTTCTTAAT GATCCAAGCATCAAGGAACTAGCTGAGCAGATAGCTAAAGATCCTTCATTCACCCAAATGGCAGAACAGCTCACTAAGACATTTCAAGGGGCAGCAACTGAAGATAGTATGCCGCAGTTTGATCCACAGCAGTACTATTCAACTATGCAACAGGTTATGCAGAACCCCCAGTTTATGACCATGGCTGAGCGCCTTGGTAATGCACTAATGCAG GATCCAGCTATGTCTAGCATGCTTGACAGTTTCACTAATCCTCAACACAAAGACCAGATTGAGCAAAGGATGGCACTTATCAAAGAAGATCCATCACTGAAGCATATTCTAGATGAAATAGAGACTGGTGGTCCTGCAGCAATGATGAA GTACTGGAATGATAAAGATGTTCTGAAGAAGTTGGGTGAAGCAATGGGTCTTGCAGTTTCAGGGGATGCAGCCACTTCTGCCGACAACTCTGCAGCAGATGAAGGTGATGAAGTAGGAAATGAGGATGAATCGATTGTACACAATTGTGCTAGTGTTGGTGATGTTGAG GGTCTGAAAGCTGCACTAGCCTCTGGTGCAGACAAGGATGAAGAAGATTCAGAGGGAAGAACAGCATTGCATTTTGCATGTGGATATGGCGAG GTGAAATGTGCCCAAGTCCTTATTGAAGCTGGAGCAAAAGTGGATGCTTTGGACAAGAATAAGAATACTGCACTTCATTATGCAGCTGGTTATGGAAGGAAAGACTGTGTGGCCCTTTTACTTGAGAACGGTGCTGCTGT CACACTCCAAAACATGGATGGAAAGACTGCCATAGATGTAGCCAAGCTCAACAACCAGCATGAAGTGCTTAAGTTACTGGAGAAGGATGCTTTCCTGTGA